Sequence from the Argentina anserina chromosome 7, drPotAnse1.1, whole genome shotgun sequence genome:
CCCTGCACCACTGGTTCGACCTACATTGAGGCCACTAGCTCGTCTTCCTGCAGATGAAGACACTCCACCACCACAAGCAGCTCGAGCTCCAACTTCGCCACCACCACCAGCCCCAACTCCAATTCCCCCAGCACCATCACCACCTCCTGCTGTGACTAGCACTAGTACATCTGTCCCGTCGTCGCCAGCTCGTGGCATTAATTCTACTCCCTCTGCAGCATCCCCTCCAGCTACTGCAATTGCCGTCACATCTTCTGCTTCATCTTCAGTTCCACCATCTCCTGGAAACAAGGGAGCTTTATCCTCTACATCAGGAGTGCCATCTCCTAGAAACAGGATCACTACTTCACTGCCCAACTCTCCATCCTCCAGAGCAGCAGCACCACCACACACTTCTCCACCAAAACCCACAGCCACTGCAAATTCAGTGCCACCACAAACCTATTCTCCTCCTAAACCCAGAACCACAACCATTTCACCAGCCAGTTCTGCTCGGGAACCTAGTCCTAATTACAATCCATCTCCCAGAACCGTTAAGCCGGCAAATAACACCCCACCTCAGTCACCTAACAGGCTCAAACCTACTGCCCCGCCACCCTCTCCTCTCACCTTGCCACCATCTCAGTTAAGGTCCAGCACTGCAGATCAAATTGATCAAAGGATTCCATTAGAGGCTGAGCAGAAGACAGTGCTGCTCCAAAAGACCATTGATCAAAAGCCCAATTCCTGGTTCAGTACTGGTGGCTCAAAGCAGGATCATGACTCTCAAAAGCCTCACCATCATCCCCACCATGCGAAACAGGAAGACAAAATCAACCGGAAGAAGTTATCATCTGATTCTGAGGATGCTCCAGGCATGAGGGTTATAACTCTTGCAGGTGAAAACAAAGGGGCTTATATGGAACTCATTCGATCCCCAAATAAACATCCTGAGCAACATGGGGAGTACTCACATTTTCTTCACAAGAAAGGCAACCATGGTAAGTCAGGGCAGACAATTGGGACTCATCACTCAGATAAAAGctccagcagcagcagcagtagtGGTGAGGAAGGCAAGCCGAAAATGAAGGACAAAAGTCACCGCAAAGGACCCAAGGGAGGGAACTCGCCACAGCTACCTCTAAGTTCATTTACAAATAGTAATGTTCAAGGCATTAACAACTCCATTCTCTACAACAGTTCCTGCACTCACCATGACCCTGGAGTGCACCTTGCTCTCACGAGGAAGCCCAATGGGGATGGATTCGATGTCAAGAGCCATGTCAATGGTCGCCATAATTAAGGGAGAATCGATCAAAGGAGAACCATCAAcagattttaattaattactttCATGTTTTGGACTGATTAGGCTACAATATCTATAATTTGTGCTAAGAATAAAAAATATGAGTGATATATGCAAGTGTTGGAAAAGGATggcatatatgatatatgggTTCTGATTCTTCAGCTTTCCACTCCTAGTTGGATGTGACTGAAGATTGTTGATTGCCTTGTTTCCTAATAAAAGGGGTCTATGGCCTGTTGATTATGCAGTGCTAGATCAATGCCCACAAGGGAAGCTTGTATCTTTTTCTATCAGTTTCATTTTTACTAAAGCTGTCTAAATTTGATATAGAAACTTGTCAGACATTTTATACAACACCATCTTCCTTATCAATCATCATCATTACAAAAATGCAATGTTTCGGGGCATAGTAAATCAAAAGTCAGAAACTTGAGCAATGATAAACATGGTTTCAGAAGTACTCACTTGGGCTCCTTGCTGTGGTTTTGAGCATCATATTGCCGTGATTGCTTTCTGAAGAGACAGATAGGGGGAAGAATCAGGGGAGGCTTCTTTGAGAAATAAGAAGTTAGTGAGAGAAAATGGTGTCAGATAAAGTTGGTTTCTTGGATTGGATTGCACCCAGAAGAATCTCAGAGGAGTTGCTTGTTTCTTCAGAAAACAGACGAGTGTTCGGCGGAGAAAGGAGATGAGTATTAATTAGATGGAAATTTGCTCCCCACCTTATTACCCTATTTTCATTCCCACGTAGCTATTTGT
This genomic interval carries:
- the LOC126802286 gene encoding extensin, translated to MASQPARPWFRLSSMVRPAGPGPTPTPTPTPAPAPAPTPAPAPLVRPTLRPLARLPADEDTPPPQAARAPTSPPPPAPTPIPPAPSPPPAVTSTSTSVPSSPARGINSTPSAASPPATAIAVTSSASSSVPPSPGNKGALSSTSGVPSPRNRITTSLPNSPSSRAAAPPHTSPPKPTATANSVPPQTYSPPKPRTTTISPASSAREPSPNYNPSPRTVKPANNTPPQSPNRLKPTAPPPSPLTLPPSQLRSSTADQIDQRIPLEAEQKTVLLQKTIDQKPNSWFSTGGSKQDHDSQKPHHHPHHAKQEDKINRKKLSSDSEDAPGMRVITLAGENKGAYMELIRSPNKHPEQHGEYSHFLHKKGNHGKSGQTIGTHHSDKSSSSSSSSGEEGKPKMKDKSHRKGPKGGNSPQLPLSSFTNSNVQGINNSILYNSSCTHHDPGVHLALTRKPNGDGFDVKSHVNGRHN